The DNA window CGGAGCGAATTCAACACCTCGCCGACAGATATCACTCCTTTCCGAGATTCCCGGGATCGATCAAAGGAACATTTTTATGCGCCTACTTGTATTTCTGACCCTGCTGGTCTCGATTCCGTCCTTTGCGGCGGCGGCCGATCAGCAGTACGTGGTTTACGAAGGGGAAAAAGGTCCGGGCGTCGGCAAGCACATCGTGCTGATTTCCGGTGACGATGAGTATCGGTCGGAAGAAGCCATGCCGATGCTGGGGCAGATTCTTGCCCGGCACCATGGTTTCAAGTGCACCGTGCTCTTCGCGGTCAATCCGGAAACGGGGGAGATCGAGCCGACCTACCAGAAGAACATCCCCGGAATGGAGAACCTGCAGACGGCGGATCTTGTCATTCTATTTACCCGATTCCGTGCCCTGCCCGACGAGGACATGAAATACTTCGATGACTACCTGAAGTCAGGCAAGCCAATCATCGGACTGCGAACCTCGACGCACGCGTTCAACTTTCCCAAAGACTTCGAGACCTCTTACGCCCACTATGGCTGGAACAATTCCAACACGGCATGGCCGGGCGGTTTCGGAAAGGAGGTCTTTGGCGAGACGTGGTACACGCACCATGGCAAGCATAAGTCCGAGAGCACCCGGGGTATTATCGAGGAAGATCACGCCGATCATCCGATTCTCAACGGAGTTGAGAATCTGTGGGGACCGACGGATGTCTACGGCGTTCGGGAACTTCCGGCTGATGCGGAAGTGCTTGTCCGTGGACAGGTTTTAACGGGGATGAAGCCGGACGATCCGCCGGTTGAAGGCGAGAAGAACGACCCAATGATGCCGATTGCCTGGACGCGGAAGTATGAGACGTCGACCGGCAAAACGTCTCGAATCTTCTGTACCACACTCTGTTCGTCGATTGATCTGGAAGATGAAGATCTCCGTCGGATGCTGGTGAACGCATCTTTCTGGTGCCTGGGGATGGAGAAGAAAGTTCCTGAGCGCGCCAATGTCGAGATCCTGGGCGAATACGATCCCTCGTTCTACGGCTTCGGAAGCTTCAGGAAGGGACTCAAACCGTCGGATTTCGCCTGGTAAGACCGACCGGGGATTCCCCCGCTGGCATACGGTTCTAGAATACTCGCTGGTTGCCTGCATTCAGCGAGTCTTTGTTTTTTGTGAAGAATGAGAATGAGTCGTCGCGAGTACGATTACGATGTGATTGTTGTCGGAGCCGGACATGCCGGTACCGAGGCGGCTCTGGCTGCTGCGCGGATCGGAGCCCGTACGGCTCTGCTGACCATGAACTGCGATACCGTCGGCCAGATGAGCTGTAATCCCGCGATTGGTGGCGTGGCCAAAGGTCAGATTGTACGGGAGATCGATGCTCTTGGCGGCGAAATGGGCCGCGTGATCGACGAGACCGGAATCCAGTTCCGCATGCTCAACCGCTCCAAGGGTCCGGCGATGCACTCGCCCCGCGCCCAGGCCGACAAGAAGGCCTATCAGTTCTCGATGAAATGGCGAGTTGAGTCGCAGGAGAATCTGACGCTTCGCCAGGAAATGGTCGAGGACCTGCTGACTGAAGACGGCCGCATTACCGGAATTCGTGTTCGCGGTGGAGCCGAGTATCGTTGTCCGGCTCTCATTCTTACGACCGGAACCTTTCTGCAGGCGATCATGCACACTGGCGAGGCCAAGACTCAGGGAGGTCGTGCAGGAGAGGGAACAACCGGAACGATCTCTGATTCGCTCGCGCGTCTTGGCTTCGCGCTGGAACGATTCAAGACGGGAACACCTGCCCGACTGAATGGACGTACGATCGACTTCGATCAACTGGAGCGGCAGCCGGGCGATGAAGATCCGGAACCGTTTTCGTTCATGACCGAGCGCATCTCGCAACCACAGATGGACTGCTATCTCACCGAAACAACTCATGAGATTCATGAGTTGATTCGCGCCAACCTGCATCGCGCGCCGATGTATTCCGGGCAGATCAATTCGACCGGCCCGCGGTACTGCCCGTCGATCGAAGATAAAGTGGTCCGCTTCGCCGATAAGACTTCGCATCAGATTTTCCTGGAGCCCGAAGGTCGTCAGACGCACGAAGTCTACTGCAATGGAATCTCGACCTCCCTGCCCCGCGACGTGCAGGATCAGATGATCCGTTCGATTCCGGGCCTTGAGCGGGCAGAGATCATGCGGTACGGATACGCCGTCGAATACGATTTCGCACCACCGACGCAACTGCGTCCGACGCTCGAAACAAAGGCGGTTCCCGGGCTGTATTTCGCCGGACAACTGAATGGGACAACCGGTTACGAAGAAGCGGCTGGTCAGGGGTTGATCGCCGGTGTGAACGCCGCTCTGAAGGTGGCCGGGCGGCCGGAGTTTATACTCGATCGCAATCAGGCCTATCTGGGCGTGTTGATTGACGATCTCGTGACGAAGGGGGTCGACGAACCCTACCGGATGTTTACCTCACGAGCCGAGTATCGATTGATTCTCCGACAGGACAACGCCGATCGTCGGCTGACCCCGCTGGCACGGGCGCTCGGAACGGCTTCTGCGGAACGTCTGGAGCTGTTTGATCGCCGTGTCGCCGAGATCGATCGCGGTTTTGAGTTCATTCGCGGAAAGCGGCATCAGGGACAGACGCTTGAAGACTGGTTGCGTCGTCCGGAAGTGAACTGGGAGACGCTCTGCGAGATGGTGCCGGAGACATCTGCACTGGAGTTGTCTCGCGATGTCACGCGGCAGATCGAGATTGA is part of the Rubinisphaera margarita genome and encodes:
- a CDS encoding ThuA domain-containing protein, which translates into the protein MRLLVFLTLLVSIPSFAAAADQQYVVYEGEKGPGVGKHIVLISGDDEYRSEEAMPMLGQILARHHGFKCTVLFAVNPETGEIEPTYQKNIPGMENLQTADLVILFTRFRALPDEDMKYFDDYLKSGKPIIGLRTSTHAFNFPKDFETSYAHYGWNNSNTAWPGGFGKEVFGETWYTHHGKHKSESTRGIIEEDHADHPILNGVENLWGPTDVYGVRELPADAEVLVRGQVLTGMKPDDPPVEGEKNDPMMPIAWTRKYETSTGKTSRIFCTTLCSSIDLEDEDLRRMLVNASFWCLGMEKKVPERANVEILGEYDPSFYGFGSFRKGLKPSDFAW
- the mnmG gene encoding tRNA uridine-5-carboxymethylaminomethyl(34) synthesis enzyme MnmG — its product is MSRREYDYDVIVVGAGHAGTEAALAAARIGARTALLTMNCDTVGQMSCNPAIGGVAKGQIVREIDALGGEMGRVIDETGIQFRMLNRSKGPAMHSPRAQADKKAYQFSMKWRVESQENLTLRQEMVEDLLTEDGRITGIRVRGGAEYRCPALILTTGTFLQAIMHTGEAKTQGGRAGEGTTGTISDSLARLGFALERFKTGTPARLNGRTIDFDQLERQPGDEDPEPFSFMTERISQPQMDCYLTETTHEIHELIRANLHRAPMYSGQINSTGPRYCPSIEDKVVRFADKTSHQIFLEPEGRQTHEVYCNGISTSLPRDVQDQMIRSIPGLERAEIMRYGYAVEYDFAPPTQLRPTLETKAVPGLYFAGQLNGTTGYEEAAGQGLIAGVNAALKVAGRPEFILDRNQAYLGVLIDDLVTKGVDEPYRMFTSRAEYRLILRQDNADRRLTPLARALGTASAERLELFDRRVAEIDRGFEFIRGKRHQGQTLEDWLRRPEVNWETLCEMVPETSALELSRDVTRQIEIDAMYSGYLRKQQKEIDRYSKIHAVKIPNSFDYSGLTQLRVEAREKLNRIRPVTVGQAERISGITPADLTVLMMYLAKPRGEKAESAT